The following proteins are encoded in a genomic region of Chitinophagales bacterium:
- a CDS encoding type II toxin-antitoxin system VapC family toxin, protein MEQYLIDNNAISYFFSELLNDSAMQFMANVIDKIPNISVITQIEALSWTNKDKNKESILKEFINDSNILFITPNIVAECVRIRRSRKIKTPDAIIAATAIVNNFTLITADADFENIDNLKILNPNKI, encoded by the coding sequence ATGGAGCAATACTTAATTGATAATAATGCCATCTCTTATTTTTTTTCTGAATTGTTGAATGATAGTGCCATGCAATTTATGGCTAATGTTATTGATAAAATTCCCAATATTTCTGTAATTACTCAAATCGAAGCTCTTTCTTGGACAAATAAAGATAAAAATAAAGAATCAATACTTAAAGAGTTTATTAATGATTCTAATATACTATTTATTACGCCTAATATTGTAGCGGAATGTGTCCGAATTAGAAGAAGTAGAAAAATAAAAACACCAGATGCAATTATTGCAGCAACTGCTATTGTAAATAACTTTACACTTATAACTGCTGATGCTGATTTTGAAAATATTGACAATCTGAAAATTTTAAATCCAAATAAAATATAA
- a CDS encoding single-stranded DNA-binding protein: MNAMKNQVQLIGKLGKDPIVRTFGNDKKVANFSVATSDYYYDADGNKQTDTQWHNVVVWNKLATICEDKLAKGKEVIVTGKLTYRNYDDKDGNKKYVTEIVANEVLLMDTKKQSA; encoded by the coding sequence ATGAACGCAATGAAAAATCAAGTACAGTTAATTGGAAAGTTAGGAAAAGACCCAATTGTAAGAACATTTGGAAACGACAAGAAAGTAGCCAACTTTAGTGTAGCTACTTCAGATTATTATTACGATGCTGATGGCAACAAACAAACCGACACACAATGGCACAATGTGGTTGTTTGGAACAAATTAGCAACTATTTGCGAAGATAAATTAGCAAAAGGTAAAGAAGTAATAGTGACTGGTAAGCTCACTTATCGAAATTATGACGATAAAGATGGTAACAAAAAGTATGTTACAGAAATTGTTGCCAATGAAGTTTTGCTAATGGATACAAAAAAACAATCGGCATAG
- the folE gene encoding GTP cyclohydrolase I FolE — translation MDLNTTNVNDATATKAMEGHYQEILNLLGEDVKREGLLKTPERVSKAMQFITSGYNINPIDIVLSAIFNEDHSEMVIVKDIELYSLCEHHMLPFFGKAHVAYIPNGKITGLSKIARVVDAYARRLQVQERLTTQIRDCINEALQPLGVAVVIEAKHMCMMMRGVQKQNSITTTSAFTGEFEKNATRSEFMKLISKDLS, via the coding sequence ATGGATTTAAATACTACTAATGTAAACGATGCAACAGCTACCAAAGCAATGGAAGGTCATTACCAAGAAATACTTAACTTACTAGGTGAAGATGTTAAAAGAGAAGGATTATTAAAAACTCCAGAAAGAGTATCAAAAGCCATGCAATTTATAACCAGTGGTTATAATATAAATCCAATCGACATTGTTCTTTCTGCTATTTTTAATGAAGACCACAGCGAAATGGTAATTGTAAAAGATATTGAATTGTATTCATTATGCGAACACCACATGTTGCCTTTTTTCGGAAAGGCACATGTGGCTTATATACCTAATGGTAAAATTACTGGTTTAAGCAAAATTGCTAGAGTAGTTGATGCTTATGCTAGACGATTACAAGTGCAAGAACGACTCACTACTCAAATTAGAGATTGTATTAATGAAGCATTGCAACCACTTGGCGTTGCTGTGGTAATAGAAGCCAAACATATGTGTATGATGATGCGTGGTGTACAAAAACAAAATTCTATTACTACTACATCTGCATTTACTGGCGAATTTGAAAAAAATGCAACCAGAAGTGAGTTTATGAAACTAATTAGCAAAGATTTGTCGTAA
- a CDS encoding galactose mutarotase, whose translation MDNEIQLFQLSNQHISIYLTNYGATLVSFLVKDKSNQLTDIVLGYGTINEYIKDDYYIGATIGQFANRIEYGQFELNHQQFKLSCNNELHHLHGGSFAWSKQIWTAIQHNEQSISFLLNTSKIDNEYQSTVKVKITYTIIDNELMIDYHATTDKTTIINLTNHSYFNLSGTNENIGKQELQIFADAFFPLLENGTPNQTSLSIKNTVFDFSNAKPISTALNSTDSQIAQAKGIDHFFIKNGAINQLDAVAILFNKTNGLKLTVATTKQGVQIYTGNFLNLIKGKDNQLYNQHSAICFECQAVPNAINHTQYKDLVLLQPNTVYHHQDKFVVAVNT comes from the coding sequence ATGGATAATGAAATTCAGTTATTTCAATTAAGTAATCAACATATTTCTATTTATTTAACTAACTATGGAGCTACACTAGTAAGTTTTTTAGTTAAAGATAAATCCAATCAACTAACAGATATTGTTCTTGGTTATGGTACTATTAATGAATATATAAAAGATGACTATTATATTGGTGCTACAATTGGTCAGTTTGCTAATAGAATTGAATATGGACAATTTGAGTTAAACCATCAACAATTTAAGCTGAGTTGTAATAATGAATTGCACCATTTACATGGTGGAAGTTTTGCTTGGAGTAAACAAATCTGGACAGCAATTCAACACAATGAACAATCTATTTCTTTTTTATTAAATACTAGTAAAATAGACAATGAATATCAATCAACTGTTAAAGTAAAAATTACTTATACTATTATTGATAATGAATTGATGATTGATTACCATGCTACAACAGATAAAACAACAATTATTAATTTAACCAATCATTCGTACTTTAATTTAAGTGGAACAAATGAAAACATAGGCAAACAAGAGCTACAAATATTTGCTGATGCATTTTTTCCATTGCTAGAAAATGGTACTCCAAATCAAACATCATTATCAATAAAAAATACTGTTTTTGATTTTAGCAATGCTAAACCAATAAGTACTGCATTAAATAGTACAGATAGTCAAATTGCACAAGCTAAAGGCATCGACCATTTCTTTATAAAAAATGGAGCTATTAATCAACTAGATGCTGTAGCAATACTTTTCAATAAAACTAATGGTTTGAAGTTGACAGTTGCAACAACAAAACAAGGTGTGCAAATTTATACTGGTAATTTTTTAAATCTAATAAAAGGAAAAGATAATCAGCTATATAATCAGCACTCAGCCATTTGCTTTGAATGTCAAGCAGTACCAAATGCAATTAATCACACTCAATACAAAGACTTAGTACTATTACAACCTAATACAGTTTATCATCATCAAGATAAGTTTGTAGTAGCAGTAAATACTTAA
- a CDS encoding NADP-dependent malic enzyme, with the protein MKDYSRDSLALHEKLQGKISINLKTPLESRLDLTLCYSPGVAEPVKQIANDEEKVWDLTIKNNTVAIVSDGSAILGLGNLGAEAAIPVMEGKAMLFKKFADINAFPICLATQETEDIIITIKNIAPVFGGINLEDISSPRCFEIEERLQTLGIPVFHDDQHGTAIVALAALINACKLLDKKFGKLKVVINGAGAAGLAISKLLTSEDLKSFGFKPIEQIVMCDTKGIIHSSRSDLNDFKREILKYTNKDNSKGTLKDAIVNADVFIGVSQGNVLSKDDVKTMNTAPIILALANPNPEISPDDAYEGGAGVVGTGRSDLPNQVNNVLAFPGIFKGALACRARQITTKMKIAAAIAIADCVTDLKRDEIIPNALNMEVAPNVAEAVKSTYLNDLKKHAAPKHAL; encoded by the coding sequence ATGAAAGATTATTCTAGAGATTCGTTGGCATTACACGAAAAATTGCAAGGCAAAATCAGCATTAATTTAAAAACGCCATTAGAAAGTAGGTTGGACTTAACGCTGTGCTATTCGCCTGGTGTTGCTGAACCTGTGAAGCAAATTGCGAATGATGAAGAGAAAGTCTGGGATTTAACCATTAAAAATAATACCGTAGCCATTGTTAGCGATGGCTCTGCAATTTTAGGTTTAGGAAATTTAGGTGCAGAAGCAGCCATTCCTGTAATGGAAGGAAAAGCGATGTTGTTTAAAAAGTTTGCAGATATTAATGCTTTTCCAATTTGTTTGGCAACTCAAGAAACCGAAGATATTATCATCACGATAAAAAATATTGCACCAGTTTTTGGTGGCATCAACTTAGAAGATATTTCTTCACCTAGATGTTTTGAAATTGAAGAACGCTTACAAACTTTAGGTATTCCTGTTTTTCACGATGACCAACATGGAACGGCAATTGTTGCTTTGGCTGCATTAATTAATGCTTGTAAATTACTAGATAAAAAATTTGGCAAACTAAAAGTGGTGATTAATGGTGCTGGTGCTGCTGGTTTGGCAATTTCTAAATTGTTGACCTCAGAAGATTTGAAAAGCTTTGGCTTCAAACCTATTGAACAGATTGTAATGTGCGATACGAAAGGCATAATTCATAGCAGCCGTTCTGATTTAAATGACTTTAAGAGAGAGATTTTAAAATATACGAATAAAGACAATAGTAAAGGTACACTTAAAGATGCCATTGTTAATGCAGATGTATTTATTGGTGTAAGTCAAGGAAATGTTTTATCTAAAGACGATGTTAAAACAATGAATACAGCACCAATTATTTTGGCATTAGCAAATCCAAATCCAGAAATTTCACCAGATGATGCTTACGAAGGTGGTGCAGGTGTGGTAGGCACTGGAAGAAGCGATTTACCAAATCAAGTGAATAATGTTTTGGCTTTCCCTGGAATTTTTAAAGGTGCTTTGGCTTGTAGAGCTCGACAAATTACTACGAAAATGAAAATTGCTGCGGCTATTGCTATTGCTGATTGTGTTACTGACTTAAAGCGAGATGAAATTATTCCGAATGCATTAAATATGGAAGTAGCACCTAATGTAGCAGAAGCAGTAAAATCTACTTATTTGAATGACTTAAAAAAACATGCAGCTCCAAAACATGCATTATAA
- the miaA gene encoding tRNA (adenosine(37)-N6)-dimethylallyltransferase MiaA, with protein MNSNNKYLIVIAGPTAVGKTALAIYLAQHFNTSIISADSRQIYKELNIGVARPSTDELNAATHFCIAHKSIHEKYTAGNFEREVNQILEEQFNQKNIVILCGGTGLYINSVLYGFDDIPTVDENIRNDLHQSFTKNGIEFLQNKLQKLDIDSYNTIDIQNHQRVIRALEVCIGTGKPFSSFKQKKEKSLNFIPIKILLEEDRTILYNNINLRVDKMLEQGLKAEVEKVYPFKHLSALKTVGYQEWFDFFDGKIDETTAIEKIKQHTRNFAKRQITWFKKDTSFKTFAPSQKEKIIEYINEHLS; from the coding sequence ATGAATTCTAATAATAAATATTTAATAGTTATAGCTGGACCAACTGCTGTTGGAAAAACTGCTTTGGCTATTTACTTGGCACAGCACTTTAATACAAGTATTATTTCAGCAGATTCTAGACAAATTTATAAAGAACTTAATATTGGTGTAGCACGACCAAGTACCGATGAATTAAATGCTGCTACACATTTTTGTATTGCACATAAAAGTATACATGAAAAATATACTGCTGGCAATTTTGAACGAGAAGTAAATCAAATTTTAGAAGAACAATTTAATCAAAAAAATATAGTTATTTTATGTGGAGGAACTGGTTTGTACATTAATTCAGTGTTGTATGGTTTTGACGATATTCCTACAGTAGATGAAAACATAAGAAATGATTTACATCAATCATTTACAAAAAACGGAATTGAATTTCTTCAAAATAAATTACAAAAATTAGATATTGATTCGTACAATACAATTGATATTCAAAATCATCAAAGAGTTATAAGAGCTTTAGAAGTTTGTATTGGAACAGGAAAACCTTTTTCAAGTTTTAAGCAAAAAAAAGAAAAGTCATTAAACTTTATACCAATAAAAATTTTGTTAGAAGAAGATAGAACTATTCTATACAACAATATCAACCTACGAGTCGATAAAATGCTAGAACAAGGATTAAAAGCAGAAGTAGAAAAAGTATATCCATTTAAACATTTGTCAGCATTAAAAACTGTTGGTTACCAAGAGTGGTTTGATTTTTTTGATGGAAAAATAGACGAAACAACTGCAATAGAAAAAATAAAACAACACACCAGAAACTTTGCCAAACGACAAATTACTTGGTTTAAAAAAGACACTTCATTTAAAACATTCGCTCCAAGTCAAAAAGAAAAAATTATAGAGTATATTAATGAACATTTAAGTTAA
- a CDS encoding SPASM domain-containing protein encodes MSKQQQNAVRLLQKLTWYKIYNMLLVYVSFYLTKILKHPIQFGKPFSVSIEPTTSCNLRCPECPSGLRSFTRPIGMLQEGFYKKTIDELKNHLLYLTFYFQGEPYLNPKFLEMVQYANQQKIYTSTSTNAHYLNDENAKKTIQSGLDRLIISIDGTTQETYKQYRIGGQLSKVLEGTKNIIRWKKALNSATPLVIFQFLVVKHNEHQIEDLKLIAKEYGVDEVLFKTAQVYDFENGNDLIPTIDKYSRYKKLDNGKYVIKNLLENSCWKLWHSCVITWDGKVVPCCFDKDAQHQLGDLNTQSFNEIWKNEAYKNFRVQLTKGRKEIDICKNCSEGCDVNFKYEF; translated from the coding sequence ATGTCTAAACAACAACAAAACGCAGTTCGTTTACTACAAAAACTAACATGGTATAAAATATACAATATGTTGTTGGTGTATGTGTCATTCTATTTAACTAAAATACTAAAGCACCCAATTCAGTTTGGCAAACCATTTTCGGTTTCAATAGAACCAACTACTTCATGCAACCTACGATGTCCAGAATGTCCTAGCGGTTTGCGTTCATTTACAAGACCAATAGGTATGTTGCAAGAAGGCTTCTATAAAAAAACAATAGACGAATTAAAAAATCATTTATTATATCTTACATTTTATTTTCAAGGCGAGCCATATCTTAATCCAAAGTTTTTAGAAATGGTACAATATGCCAATCAGCAAAAAATTTATACTTCAACTTCTACCAATGCACATTATTTAAACGATGAAAATGCTAAGAAAACAATACAAAGTGGTTTAGATAGATTAATTATTTCTATTGATGGAACTACTCAAGAAACCTATAAGCAGTATAGAATTGGTGGTCAGTTGTCTAAAGTTTTAGAAGGTACTAAAAATATCATTCGTTGGAAAAAAGCATTAAACAGTGCTACGCCTTTGGTTATTTTTCAGTTTCTGGTAGTGAAACACAACGAACATCAAATAGAAGATTTAAAGCTAATAGCAAAAGAGTATGGAGTAGATGAAGTACTTTTTAAAACAGCTCAGGTCTACGATTTTGAAAATGGCAACGACTTAATTCCTACAATAGATAAATATTCTAGATATAAAAAATTAGATAATGGAAAATATGTCATTAAAAATTTACTAGAAAACTCATGTTGGAAGTTGTGGCATAGTTGTGTAATTACTTGGGACGGAAAAGTAGTGCCTTGCTGTTTTGATAAAGATGCACAACATCAATTAGGAGATTTAAATACGCAGTCGTTTAATGAGATTTGGAAAAATGAAGCGTATAAAAATTTTAGAGTTCAGTTAACCAAAGGTAGAAAAGAAATAGATATTTGTAAAAACTGTTCAGAAGGTTGTGATGTAAACTTTAAATATGAATTCTAA
- a CDS encoding 4-hydroxy-tetrahydrodipicolinate synthase: MSNINLRGVGVALVTPFHNDKVNYDEFEKVCDYVINNGVDYLVVLGTTGEVATMTDEERHGLIRATVNVNNGRVPVVAGFGGNYTQKIAAELNSFDLSGVDGILSVSPYYNKPTQDGLYQHYKTIAQSTDLPIILYNVPGRTSSNIKAQTTLKLAEEFKNIVAIKEATSDWTQIIELAHHKPDNFYLLSGNDDLIVAQVALGYDGVISVMANGTPKIFSDMVHQALDGNFEAARNLLFEIDDLIAMMFEQGNPAGVKNLLHHLNICSEEVRLPLMPINEDLSISIAKKIEYLKGKFEHKL, from the coding sequence ATGAGCAATATAAATTTAAGAGGAGTAGGAGTAGCTTTGGTAACACCGTTTCATAATGACAAAGTAAATTATGACGAGTTTGAAAAAGTGTGTGATTATGTAATTAATAATGGAGTGGATTACTTGGTAGTTTTAGGTACTACTGGCGAAGTTGCAACAATGACCGATGAAGAAAGACACGGATTAATTAGAGCAACTGTAAATGTAAATAATGGTAGAGTTCCTGTTGTTGCTGGATTTGGTGGAAACTATACTCAAAAAATTGCAGCAGAGTTAAACAGTTTCGATTTAAGTGGTGTGGATGGAATTTTATCAGTTTCACCATACTATAATAAACCAACACAAGATGGTTTGTATCAGCATTATAAAACAATTGCACAAAGTACTGACTTACCTATTATTTTATACAATGTTCCAGGAAGAACTTCTTCTAATATAAAAGCACAAACTACACTTAAGTTAGCAGAAGAATTTAAAAATATAGTAGCAATAAAAGAAGCGACTAGCGATTGGACGCAAATTATTGAATTGGCACATCACAAACCAGATAATTTTTACTTGCTTTCTGGTAACGACGACTTAATTGTAGCACAAGTAGCTTTAGGTTATGATGGTGTGATTTCTGTAATGGCAAATGGAACACCAAAAATATTTTCTGATATGGTGCACCAAGCATTAGACGGAAATTTTGAAGCTGCTAGAAATTTATTATTCGAAATAGACGATTTAATTGCAATGATGTTTGAGCAAGGCAATCCAGCTGGCGTAAAAAATTTATTGCATCATCTAAATATTTGCTCCGAAGAAGTTCGTTTACCATTAATGCCAATTAATGAAGACTTAAGCATTAGCATTGCTAAAAAAATAGAATACCTAAAAGGTAAATTTGAGCATAAATTATAG
- a CDS encoding D-alanine--D-alanine ligase, which produces MSSKIAMALVFGGKSPEHEISILSARNIYQAINKDKYNVTLIGINQYGKWFLETEENLLDKNCVIGKNNIALSIVFGDDNQQLIRLDNATALPLIEVAFPITHGPNGEDGSIQGVFRHMNLAFVGPDVMSSAVTMDKDFTKRILQQAGIQVSDGEVIYKYEQDKINYTTISQKYGNIVYIKPCNMGSSIGVSKATDEASFNYAIQEGFKFDNKLLVEKAIVGREIECAVLGNEHVEASTVGEIVMQQGFYDFESKYQSEDAARLDIPAKDLTTAQIEKIRQTAIAAYKALDIEGLSRVDVFLTDDDKVIVNEPNTLPGFTNISMYPKLWEACGLSYADLIDKLILLAIQRHKRYIALQKVRIAD; this is translated from the coding sequence ATGTCGTCAAAAATAGCAATGGCACTAGTTTTTGGAGGAAAATCTCCAGAGCATGAAATATCTATTTTATCTGCAAGAAATATTTATCAAGCAATCAATAAAGACAAATACAATGTAACATTAATTGGCATCAATCAATATGGAAAATGGTTTTTAGAAACCGAAGAAAATTTACTAGATAAAAATTGTGTTATAGGTAAAAATAATATTGCTTTAAGTATTGTTTTTGGTGATGATAATCAACAACTCATACGATTAGATAATGCTACTGCTTTACCTTTAATAGAAGTAGCATTTCCAATAACACATGGTCCAAATGGCGAAGATGGAAGTATACAAGGCGTTTTCAGACATATGAATTTAGCTTTTGTTGGTCCAGATGTAATGTCGTCTGCTGTAACTATGGACAAAGACTTTACCAAAAGAATTTTACAACAAGCAGGCATTCAAGTAAGTGATGGAGAAGTTATTTATAAATATGAACAAGATAAAATTAACTATACTACTATATCACAAAAATATGGAAATATAGTATATATAAAACCATGCAACATGGGAAGCTCTATTGGCGTAAGTAAAGCAACCGATGAAGCATCTTTTAATTATGCAATACAAGAAGGTTTTAAATTTGACAATAAATTATTAGTAGAAAAAGCAATTGTTGGTAGAGAAATTGAATGTGCAGTTTTAGGCAATGAGCATGTAGAAGCAAGTACCGTTGGCGAAATTGTAATGCAACAAGGTTTCTATGATTTTGAATCGAAATACCAAAGCGAAGATGCAGCACGACTAGATATTCCTGCTAAAGATTTGACAACAGCACAAATAGAAAAAATTAGACAAACAGCAATAGCTGCGTACAAAGCTTTAGACATTGAAGGTTTAAGTAGAGTAGATGTATTCTTAACAGATGATGATAAGGTAATTGTAAACGAACCAAACACTTTGCCTGGTTTTACTAATATATCGATGTATCCAAAATTGTGGGAAGCATGCGGACTTTCATATGCTGATTTGATAGATAAACTAATTTTATTAGCTATACAAAGACACAAAAGATACATTGCACTACAAAAAGTAAGAATAGCAGATTAA
- a CDS encoding PASTA domain-containing protein, with protein MSKSLLHIVLILVTTGLLLLATNFFINWYTRHGDAIEVPNVQGMSFYDAKQVLKKHHLELRVIDSTFDKSHKPLSILYQNPLKGAKVKKDRKIYLTINSSNPPSVKIPNIIDNSRRQAELILSSWGLNIGQLIYIPDMAKDAVLGIQMNGKIVEPGKTVKKGASIDLVLGDGIGSQITEVPPLIGLTVLEAQAVLEAVHINLGNLIADGPIADTMNAYIYNQDPMYGVVGALASGNAVKLYITDTPVEFTQP; from the coding sequence ATGTCGAAATCGTTATTACATATAGTGCTAATTTTGGTTACAACTGGTTTGCTATTGCTAGCTACTAATTTTTTTATTAATTGGTATACTAGACATGGTGATGCTATAGAAGTACCAAATGTACAAGGCATGTCTTTTTATGATGCCAAGCAAGTTTTAAAAAAGCATCATCTAGAACTTAGAGTAATTGACTCTACTTTTGATAAATCACATAAACCATTATCTATTCTTTATCAAAATCCATTAAAAGGTGCAAAAGTTAAAAAAGACAGAAAAATATATTTAACTATTAATTCGTCGAATCCACCTTCTGTAAAAATTCCTAATATAATAGATAATTCAAGAAGACAAGCAGAATTAATTTTGAGTTCTTGGGGTTTAAATATTGGTCAGCTAATTTATATTCCAGATATGGCAAAAGATGCTGTGCTTGGTATTCAGATGAATGGCAAGATAGTTGAACCTGGAAAAACAGTAAAAAAAGGAGCATCTATAGATTTAGTATTAGGCGATGGTATTGGCAGTCAGATTACAGAAGTGCCTCCACTAATTGGCTTAACTGTACTAGAAGCACAAGCGGTATTAGAAGCTGTACATATTAACTTAGGCAATTTAATTGCAGATGGTCCGATAGCAGATACCATGAATGCTTATATTTATAACCAAGATCCAATGTATGGTGTAGTTGGTGCTTTGGCAAGTGGCAATGCGGTTAAATTATATATTACAGATACACCAGTTGAGTTTACGCAACCATAA
- a CDS encoding T9SS type A sorting domain-containing protein, which yields MTKNPMVNKTTDNAFHQLLSNRRQAALSLPFFDDFYQTAAHPNPALWQDNFVFINQTFPINPISIGVASFDGTNSVGNPYSTNPEAIGLADKLTSQPIDLSGLTLADNVWLSFFYEYLSNGEPPEAGTDYVLIQFLDDNANWNTIKRIDANNTEDFKQVFIQIDSPYLYNNFQFRFQVNGNLGGVYDIWNIDYVKLDKNRDTAVEKNIFDMAYQYPVPSLLKNYYVMPYSHFDSSFLAEPITLSVRNNFIFTTTDYVDQYTATIENNATTINSYNGPSIDLQPQTINPFNYNKINIPTGLTDDTVTIKVDYSFATSAEASASSVELANNMLTKNQVFSNFFAYDDASPERGFKVYSISPDETRMAVKYKLSHADTLQAVKMQFVASKYLTNSQPFSIVIYKTINVASNTDEVIYKHDGILLSDLSKEFGYDTINNKVYYALQADYVQNGYGFPLVLNDSFYIGIVNYYNDSPVLGLDINHNNNTNTYVNYESKWYRMTTNGAVLINAVVGSKLPGYLTPIKENLNTTFSIKLYPNPATTHIYLSGIKDEVEVAIFNINGQQVLTQNINKDKLLNIQTLSSGMYLVRVTNTTNGSFGVAKFIKQDE from the coding sequence ATGACTAAAAACCCTATGGTAAATAAAACCACTGATAATGCTTTTCATCAACTATTAAGCAACAGAAGACAAGCCGCTTTATCTTTGCCTTTTTTTGATGATTTTTATCAAACTGCTGCTCATCCTAATCCTGCATTATGGCAAGACAACTTTGTATTTATTAATCAGACTTTTCCAATCAATCCAATATCAATTGGTGTAGCTTCTTTTGATGGTACTAATTCGGTAGGTAATCCATATAGTACTAATCCAGAAGCAATTGGTCTGGCAGATAAATTGACTTCGCAACCGATTGATTTAAGTGGTTTAACATTGGCAGATAATGTTTGGCTGAGTTTCTTTTACGAATATTTAAGTAATGGAGAACCTCCAGAAGCTGGAACCGATTATGTCTTAATTCAGTTTTTAGATGACAATGCCAACTGGAATACGATTAAAAGAATAGATGCTAATAATACAGAAGATTTTAAACAAGTTTTCATACAAATAGATTCACCATACTTATATAATAACTTTCAATTTAGATTTCAAGTAAATGGCAATTTAGGTGGTGTTTATGATATTTGGAATATTGACTATGTAAAGCTCGATAAGAACAGAGATACTGCTGTAGAAAAAAATATCTTTGATATGGCTTATCAATATCCTGTACCAAGCTTATTGAAAAATTACTATGTAATGCCTTACTCGCATTTTGATTCTTCTTTTTTAGCTGAGCCAATTACGCTTTCTGTAAGAAATAATTTTATTTTTACTACGACAGATTATGTTGACCAATACACTGCAACAATAGAAAATAATGCTACAACAATAAATTCATATAATGGTCCTTCTATAGATTTACAACCACAAACAATTAATCCTTTCAATTATAATAAAATTAATATCCCAACTGGTTTAACAGATGATACTGTAACGATTAAGGTAGATTATAGTTTTGCGACATCTGCCGAAGCAAGTGCTTCTAGCGTTGAATTAGCTAATAATATGCTCACTAAAAATCAAGTGTTTAGTAATTTCTTTGCTTATGATGATGCTTCGCCAGAAAGAGGTTTTAAAGTATATAGTATTTCGCCAGATGAGACAAGAATGGCAGTAAAATATAAACTAAGTCATGCAGATACACTTCAAGCTGTAAAAATGCAGTTTGTAGCTTCTAAATACTTAACTAATTCACAACCATTTAGCATAGTCATCTATAAAACTATAAATGTTGCTAGTAATACCGACGAAGTAATTTACAAACACGATGGTATTTTATTGAGTGATTTATCGAAAGAGTTTGGCTACGATACCATTAACAATAAAGTGTATTACGCTTTACAAGCAGACTATGTTCAAAATGGTTATGGTTTTCCTTTAGTGCTAAATGATTCTTTTTATATAGGTATTGTTAATTACTATAATGATTCTCCAGTGCTTGGTTTAGACATCAATCATAACAACAATACTAATACTTATGTTAATTATGAATCTAAATGGTATAGAATGACTACAAATGGTGCTGTACTTATTAATGCAGTTGTTGGCAGCAAATTACCAGGTTATTTAACACCAATCAAAGAAAATTTAAATACTACTTTCTCTATTAAATTGTATCCAAATCCAGCTACAACACATATTTATTTATCTGGAATTAAAGATGAAGTAGAAGTAGCTATTTTTAATATTAACGGACAACAAGTATTGACACAAAACATTAATAAAGATAAATTGTTGAATATACAAACACTAAGCAGTGGTATGTATCTTGTAAGAGTTACAAATACTACCAATGGTTCGTTTGGTGTTGCAAAGTTTATAAAACAAGATGAATAA
- a CDS encoding thiol-disulfide oxidoreductase DCC family protein yields MNNIVLFDGVCNFCNSSVQLVIRNDKQNQLKFASLQSTIGQQLLEQYQVPTTVDSIVFIQDEKAYIKSTAALKILQFFPWYWKPLLIFYIVPAPLRNIVYDFIAKNRYNWFGKQEACMLPTKEQQAKFLG; encoded by the coding sequence ATGAATAATATTGTACTTTTTGATGGTGTTTGTAATTTTTGTAATAGTAGTGTGCAGTTAGTTATACGCAACGATAAACAAAATCAATTAAAATTTGCTTCTCTACAGTCTACTATTGGTCAACAACTTTTAGAACAATATCAAGTTCCAACTACTGTAGATAGTATTGTTTTTATTCAAGATGAAAAAGCATATATCAAATCAACAGCTGCATTAAAAATACTACAGTTTTTTCCTTGGTATTGGAAACCACTTTTAATTTTTTATATAGTGCCTGCACCTTTAAGAAATATCGTCTACGATTTTATAGCTAAAAACAGATATAATTGGTTTGGAAAACAAGAGGCGTGTATGCTACCAACCAAAGAACAGCAAGCTAAGTTTTTAGGATAA